A region from the Triplophysa rosa linkage group LG4, Trosa_1v2, whole genome shotgun sequence genome encodes:
- the LOC130552348 gene encoding uncharacterized protein LOC130552348 yields the protein MAKQITKLDVSTSNEEKEILAAQGYKFINVDLNEGTGGNQVLLWYKKECGNKPVTRIQFSFFNDMKSGLAEAGYELVNKDLNAGVCGDHIFLWYFCGNTEHDIPIVDLSITKDAREEPTLLQDGWERLGCDLNRKAGGNFIYLWVKREKPSYICEIAASVDFTSDKYMFELGYTRVDEDTNRNAGGNYVFLWYRRTTDKSVALTALNISTSLQEEVKLQSKGFKKLSVNLNKGTSGKDVYAWHIKAGCESQIQAIVLLINSTAFLEYQKAGINFVDKNLNDGNKGWPMYIAYK from the coding sequence ATGGCAAAGCAAATAACAAAGCTCGATGTCTCCACCTCTAACGAGGAAAAGGAAATACTCGCAGCCCAAGGTTATAAGTTCATCAACGTTGATCTCAATGAAGGTACTGGTGGAAACCAGGTCCTTCTTTGGTACAAGAAAGAGTGCGGCAACAAACCTGTGACCAGAATCCAGTTTTCATTCTTCAACGACATGAAATCTGGTCTGGCCGAGGCTGGGTATGAGCTGGTCAACAAAGATCTGAATGCAGGAGTTTGTGGAGATCACATCTTTCTGTGGTACTTCTGTGGCAACACGGAACACGACATTCCTATTGTGGACCTCAGCATAACCAAAGATGCCAGAGAGGAGCCTACTCTTCTGCAAGATGGCTGGGAGAGACTGGGCTGTGATCTGAACCGCAAGGCAGGAGGAAACTTTATCTATCTGTGGGTGAAGAGAGAGAAGCCGAGCTACATCTGTGAAATCGCAGCATCTGTTGACTTCACTTCAGACAAGTACATGTTTGAACTGGGCTACACTCGTGTGGATGAAGACACCAATCGCAATGCTGGAGGAAATTACGTCTTCCTGTGGTATCGGCGCACAACCGATAAGAGCGTAGCACTCACTGCTCTCAACATATCCACCTCCCTCCAGGAGGAAGTAAAGCTCCAGAGTAAAGGCTTTAAAAAGCTCAGTGTTAATCTTAATAAAGGAACCAGTGGAAAAGATGTCTACGCATGGCACATAAAAGCAGGTTGTGAATCGCAGATCCAAGCCATAGTTCTGCTGATCAACTCAACGGCCTTCCTTGAGTATCAGAAAGCCGGTATCAACTTTGTCGACAAAAATCTGAATGATGGAAACAAAGGCTGGCCAATGTACATAGCCTACAAGTAA